A window of the Mesotoga prima MesG1.Ag.4.2 genome harbors these coding sequences:
- a CDS encoding M42 family metallopeptidase yields MNYSELYIVKELVDLVNIPSPSGFTDSIIGYLDSELKRLGFSPRRTRKGALVVEIGGRGNPIVLAAHVDTLGAMVKSLKPNGRLEITNVGGFTMNSIENENCIIHSKTGKTFSGTIQSISPSVHVFENARSLERKIANMEIRVDEELKNAEDLQKLGIEAGDFVSFDPRATVTKNGFVKSRHLDDKASVAVLLDFARRVSEGKVTCSRKTYLFFSNYEEVGHGASAAMPDDSEEIISVDMGAVGDTLRTDEYVVSICAKDSGGPYDSTVVRSLIESAKRVGADYSVDIYPFYGSDVEASLRAGYDVRFGLIGPGVEASHGYERTHYKALENTLKLIEGYVGN; encoded by the coding sequence GTGAACTACAGTGAATTGTATATAGTGAAAGAGCTTGTCGATCTTGTTAATATTCCCAGTCCATCTGGATTTACAGATTCAATCATCGGTTATCTCGACTCCGAGTTAAAAAGGCTTGGATTCAGTCCTCGAAGAACCAGAAAGGGAGCTCTTGTAGTTGAAATAGGTGGAAGGGGAAACCCAATAGTACTTGCCGCTCATGTCGATACGCTTGGAGCGATGGTGAAGTCTTTGAAGCCTAACGGACGCCTGGAAATAACGAACGTCGGTGGTTTCACAATGAACAGCATAGAAAATGAAAACTGCATCATACACTCAAAGACGGGAAAGACTTTCAGCGGGACTATTCAATCGATCTCACCTTCAGTTCATGTCTTCGAAAATGCCAGATCTCTTGAAAGAAAAATCGCAAACATGGAGATACGTGTCGACGAAGAACTCAAGAACGCCGAAGATCTACAGAAGCTGGGAATCGAGGCAGGTGATTTTGTCTCTTTCGATCCTAGAGCAACTGTGACAAAGAATGGCTTCGTGAAGTCAAGACACCTCGACGATAAAGCCAGTGTTGCCGTTCTGCTTGATTTTGCAAGAAGAGTTTCGGAAGGCAAGGTAACCTGTTCCAGGAAGACTTACCTATTCTTCTCAAATTACGAAGAAGTGGGTCACGGCGCATCGGCCGCAATGCCGGATGACAGCGAAGAAATCATCTCAGTCGATATGGGTGCCGTTGGCGATACTCTTAGAACCGACGAGTATGTCGTTTCAATATGTGCCAAAGATTCGGGAGGTCCTTATGATAGCACAGTTGTCAGAAGCCTTATTGAATCGGCAAAAAGAGTTGGCGCCGACTATTCTGTTGACATTTATCCATTCTACGGTTCAGACGTAGAAGCTTCTTTGAGAGCGGGATACGATGTTAGGTTCGGTCTTATTGGACCAGGAGTAGAAGCGTCTCACGGATATGAAAGGACACATTACAAAGCACTTGAAAACACT
- a CDS encoding SufB/SufD family protein yields the protein MINSNFEREFTAIAKEYERAGGNVSDFLRKDIVSIIVSGNKVIGRNTVDGVHVRAKELTNGVEIWLEIDGGTVIENPIHLCTGYLKPEGTQEVLIHNRLGDHTKAKFISHCVFPSGVNFTHSMIADTDVGNYSEMLYEDTHMHSKDGGVTVKATYNTVVREGGRFQNLFYLTKTRVGKLFVKMNVDLEKDASAHIESKVYERDDDYLEIDEQLYLNGEGSSGIAKTTVFATDRSRAKIINKAYGNAAYSKGHIECNEIIKGDSVEVGTVPELYVRNEKAELTHEASIGRVNVKQMETLMSKGLTEEEATDMIVRGMLR from the coding sequence AAAGAGTACGAGAGAGCCGGTGGAAATGTTTCAGATTTCTTGAGAAAGGACATTGTGTCTATAATTGTAAGCGGTAATAAGGTTATTGGCAGAAACACGGTTGACGGAGTCCACGTAAGAGCAAAGGAACTAACCAACGGAGTGGAAATCTGGCTTGAAATTGATGGTGGAACGGTTATTGAAAACCCCATTCATCTCTGTACAGGTTATCTCAAACCAGAAGGTACCCAAGAGGTTCTTATTCATAACCGTCTTGGAGACCACACCAAGGCAAAATTCATATCGCACTGTGTTTTCCCCAGCGGTGTGAATTTTACTCATTCCATGATTGCAGATACCGATGTGGGGAATTACTCCGAAATGCTTTACGAAGACACTCACATGCACAGCAAAGACGGTGGAGTAACCGTGAAGGCAACCTACAATACGGTAGTTAGAGAAGGCGGGAGATTCCAGAATCTCTTTTATCTAACTAAGACCAGGGTAGGCAAGCTCTTCGTAAAGATGAATGTTGATCTTGAAAAAGACGCGTCGGCCCACATAGAATCCAAGGTTTACGAGAGAGATGACGATTATCTCGAAATAGACGAGCAGCTGTATCTTAACGGTGAAGGCTCTTCGGGAATAGCAAAGACCACGGTTTTTGCAACAGACAGGAGTAGGGCGAAGATCATCAATAAAGCTTATGGAAATGCGGCCTATTCAAAGGGACACATAGAATGCAACGAGATAATTAAAGGCGACTCTGTTGAGGTTGGAACAGTTCCCGAATTGTACGTGAGAAATGAAAAGGCCGAGCTTACCCACGAAGCCTCGATAGGGAGAGTAAATGTCAAGCAGATGGAGACCCTTATGTCCAAGGGACTGACTGAAGAAGAGGCAACCGATATGATTGTTAGAGGAATGCTCAGATAA